From one Streptomyces sp. R41 genomic stretch:
- a CDS encoding IS110 family transposase: MYDIDDVGVFLGLDVGKSVHHGHGLTPAGKKVFDKQLPNSEPKLRAVFDKLAAKFGTVLVIVDQPASIGALPLTVARDAGCKVAYLPGLTMRRIADLYPGEAKTDAKDAAVIADAARTLPHTLRSLELTDEITAELTVLVGFDQDLAAEATRTSNRIRGLLTQFHPSLERVLGPRLDHQAVTWLLERYGSPQALRIAGRRKLVEVIRPKAPRMAQRLIDEVFDALDEQTVVVPGTGTLDVVIPSLARSLAAVHEQRRALEAQIGQLLEAHPLSAVLTSMPGVAVRTAATLLATVGDGTSFPTAAHLASYAGLAPTTKSSGTSIHGEHAPRGGNRQLKRAMFLSAFAALHDPASRTYYDKCRTRGKTHTQALLRLARHRISVLFAMLRDGTFYEARTPRLA, from the coding sequence TTGTACGACATCGACGACGTGGGCGTCTTCCTCGGCCTGGACGTCGGCAAGAGCGTCCACCACGGGCACGGCCTCACCCCGGCCGGCAAGAAGGTCTTCGACAAACAGCTGCCCAACAGCGAGCCGAAGCTTCGGGCCGTCTTCGACAAGTTGGCCGCGAAGTTCGGCACCGTGCTGGTGATCGTGGACCAGCCCGCCTCGATCGGCGCCCTGCCCCTGACGGTCGCCCGGGACGCCGGCTGCAAGGTCGCCTACCTGCCCGGACTCACGATGCGGCGGATCGCCGATCTGTATCCCGGCGAGGCGAAGACCGACGCGAAGGACGCCGCGGTGATCGCGGACGCAGCCCGGACCTTGCCGCACACCCTGCGCTCGCTGGAGCTGACCGACGAGATCACCGCCGAACTGACCGTGCTGGTGGGCTTCGACCAGGACCTGGCGGCCGAGGCCACCCGCACCTCCAACCGGATACGCGGCCTGCTCACCCAGTTCCACCCCAGCCTGGAGCGCGTTCTCGGGCCGCGCCTGGACCATCAGGCCGTGACCTGGCTTCTGGAACGCTACGGATCCCCGCAAGCTCTGCGCATAGCCGGACGCCGCAAGCTGGTTGAGGTGATCCGGCCCAAGGCCCCGCGCATGGCCCAGCGGTTGATCGACGAGGTCTTCGACGCGCTCGACGAACAAACTGTCGTGGTCCCGGGAACCGGCACTCTCGACGTCGTGATCCCGTCCCTGGCCCGCTCGCTCGCGGCCGTTCACGAACAGCGACGAGCCCTGGAAGCGCAGATCGGGCAGTTGCTGGAGGCTCACCCTCTTTCCGCAGTCCTGACCTCGATGCCGGGGGTCGCGGTCAGGACTGCCGCCACCTTGCTGGCCACCGTCGGCGACGGCACCAGCTTCCCTACCGCCGCCCACCTGGCCTCCTACGCCGGCCTCGCCCCGACTACGAAGTCTTCGGGAACCTCGATCCACGGCGAACACGCGCCCAGAGGCGGCAACCGGCAGCTCAAGCGAGCGATGTTCCTGTCCGCGTTCGCCGCCCTGCACGATCCCGCCTCCCGCACCTACTACGACAAGTGCCGGACCCGCGGAAAGACCCACACGCAGGCTCTTCTCCGCCTGGCCCGCCACCGCATCAGCGTGCTGTTCGCGATGCTCCGCGACGGCACCTTCTACGAAGCCAGAACCCCGCGGCTCGCTTGA